The following is a genomic window from Butyricimonas faecihominis.
CTCCAGCGTGACGATGATAGAATCTTTCTGCTTCAATACAAGTCACGGTTCCCTCACAAGTATAGAAAAGTTTAATTTTATCATTGGGGGAGTTACGGTCATATAAGTAAATATCTGCACCACTGGATATTAAAACAAATTCTGATGCGACTTGATACGGAAGTGCGTAAATGATACTATTTTCTTTTAAGATGGAAGTCAAGTCTATTGGATTCCGTTCACACTCTTCGAGGTAATAGGATGACGTGTCGTATTGGCGTTTTAACACGAATTCTTGAGTCCAGTATTTCCCATTTTTATCTTGTAATATCATAAAAATTCCAACTTTTTGCCCTGAACCTTTGGGGGTGAAGTAACCAATATGAATAACCTTGTTGTCACCCATATTGTCCAAGGGAACCCATCCTTCAACGCTACCCGTGTTCGGTTTCCCCGGACAAATTTTTACTTCTCCTGCGCCGGCGGCAGAACCATAGGATGCGTCCATGATTAATAATAATCGGTTATTTTTTTTGTCATGAGCTATTGCACAAGCACTTTTCATGTATTTTGCTAAGATCAAGTGACATTGTTCAAGCACTTTACCTTCAAACTGAAGTGGTGTTTGTAAGAATGCGCTAGAATGAAATAATTGATCGGTTCCTTTGATTCTGGAATAGATTTTTCCGTCATAATTTTCAATAAGATCACACCATCTCATAAACATGGCGTTTACCGGTTTGAAATCAGCGGGAAGAGTCTGGTTGGCAAAGGCTTGATTAATTGTAATCTCTTTTTTCAATGTTTTACCGTTTAGGTCAACCATATAAGGCGAACTTCCTTCGATAACCATGACCTGACCAATCGTTGATGATTTGTCTTGACAGAAATGCATGTGTAGTTTTAGCGGAGATTGTCCTAACAATTCGCCATTATTCCGAGTTTCATAAATATTTTGATATACTACATTATCAAATATCGTGTTCTTTTGTTCATCTTTTACTTCACGTTCTTTGATGAAACTTAAAGATGAATGATTGTCTTTATCTGCAAGTACAGCCCAGCCGAATGCATCAAATTCGCTACTTAAACTGATAGCGATGTTTCTCAGATAAACCATCCCATTTTTTGTATCCGTAATACGCATCTCCAAATTCCCTCTAGCAATAGTATCTACGATCCAAAAAAAGTTTTTTTGGTTCCAATCTTTTCTAGTTTTTCCTGCAAATCGCCATTCATAATTTAAAGTAAGCGTGTCACTTGGATCTTTGGAGAAGGTTAGATTAGGATTTACACGAATGGTATCTCCTACTGTAAATGCTTGTCCACTATATAAAAATTTTTCAATTTCGATTTGATTTATATCCGAGTAGGCATAACTTCCTTTATCATCATAACAGCC
Proteins encoded in this region:
- a CDS encoding PKD-like family lipoprotein yields the protein MKILNITFLLFFIGAFITGCYDDKGSYAYSDINQIEIEKFLYSGQAFTVGDTIRVNPNLTFSKDPSDTLTLNYEWRFAGKTRKDWNQKNFFWIVDTIARGNLEMRITDTKNGMVYLRNIAISLSSEFDAFGWAVLADKDNHSSLSFIKEREVKDEQKNTIFDNVVYQNIYETRNNGELLGQSPLKLHMHFCQDKSSTIGQVMVIEGSSPYMVDLNGKTLKKEITINQAFANQTLPADFKPVNAMFMRWCDLIENYDGKIYSRIKGTDQLFHSSAFLQTPLQFEGKVLEQCHLILAKYMKSACAIAHDKKNNRLLLIMDASYGSAAGAGEVKICPGKPNTGSVEGWVPLDNMGDNKVIHIGYFTPKGSGQKVGIFMILQDKNGKYWTQEFVLKRQYDTSSYYLEECERNPIDLTSILKENSIIYALPYQVASEFVLISSGADIYLYDRNSPNDKIKLFYTCEGTVTCIEAERFYHRHAGVGTDNGKVVILNMEKAKNLETKKEKVIWDTPTNINFGKIIDIRFKTQYGNDWN